TAACTTTTACATTTTTTTCGctcatacatatgatagaatcacaatggaaactaacagttttcttaatcacttacgcAGGACTTGGAAGGTCGTGGTCCTAGGTGCTCACAAAAGGTTGcccaatggcatcctgggtcttctctgCAGGGAACACTTCCCAGGCTTGGTTCACTACGCTGAAGCTCTGGAGACGGCCTACACGTACGAGCACTACGTCGCCACCCCTGATGCGGAGGACGAGACGGGCCGCACGTACGAAAGCGTGGCGGAGCGGGTTATGTGctagttttgggtaagtcttcctcccactactttgctcaatacattgcattcgctagagtttcttgaaccagtgtattgatacatcttttctatatgcaggacttcttcaaatGCGCCGAGGGCTACGAGGCGAGGGCGGCCAAGGCATCGGCCAAATCTTTTAGAGGTCGCATCttagacatgcattacgaggcgcggcTCCAGGCCATCATCGATTACTATGCCGTCTACGAGCATCGAAAGGTAaagaaagaagatgcaagattaatgcatctgaccaaagagcagtacctgaaggtaaatatacaacatcaatattgatttcttctgagattggGTAGGCTTGAATTGTTCTTATATCTATCAATGTACTTGATGTCGTACAGGTGCCTCCTGGCTGGTGCGCCAATAAAACGCGGGCCTGGCAGATGATGGTCGACAGGTGGGTGAGTGGCAATTGGGCGAATAACCACACCATCCTCCGGGAATGACGTTTGTTGATGCCAAGTGTATCACACCAATAGGGCAACCTTAACATCCACGAATTTGGggctagatgggtacgtgacttggtgtagcttcatttattctttcagacgtttattcctgcatgatttataatcgtcttgttgtttttctcgcagtcggctgcacatcaaaaccagccatgcggagagctcaagtcatgggttctggcccacaagggcaaggcgatagACAACATCAACTGGAACCCGAACGACCCAGCCGAGTCGTTCACCAATGAGAGCATCCCCGAGCGCATCAGTCAGTACACCGAGGCGGAAAGGGGAGTCCATGGGGTAGACTGGGATCCGCACACCGCGGACATTGACGGcgacatcgtcatgagggtgggaggaggcaagaagcatgggcggtaccccatcggcaacagcacgctcgacccgcacaccactcccactttctcacaggtccggacaagcagcacgagcggtagcatgcccatacgcccaaggcaggacacttcgacgcatcgtgtggcagcactacaggttatttctattttattcgtcgttcattggtttttcattcctcgaaattgcttgtaacaatgcggtgaaaaattataggcccaggtgcatgcgctcgaggagcataaggctagggtggaggaagaacgacagagggagcgggaggccgagcgacagATGTGGGAGGCCAAGCGGGCGAGGTTTGACGCCTTGGCTCAGTACGTGGCAAGTCTTGGCGTCATGATGGGTCGTCCAGCGCCACTAGAGTtgttcgctcctccaccgccttacccatacccaccttactcatacgtgagttcaacttctctaacaaaagctCTTTACTGTGCATGTCAGCCATCATGCCGTTGATATGTGATgggaggccttcgtgccgttgatatatatgtgtgccggccatcgtgccgttggttttcttgcaggttttggaaaccccaccgtgcaggggaggtgctgctgaaattttgatgtgtctaggcttagattacaattttatacctagttctgtaaattttgacttgtctacgcttagattacaattatatgccttagtattactataattactaatttttcttctcctttgtgcagaatcaatcggcgggttcgaatgatgtgcctgagcagccaccgtcgggagggtcgtggcaccaaccgtatccacaacttccaccgcatcagcagccgtcgggagggtcggggtaccagccgtatccacaccttccaccgcagcagcagccactgtcgggagggtgggagccttgggggtgagcctgttgttcttcatcatgtattagcactttgtgacatgaacttgtgtgagatgaacttagcactttgagatggacatgtgttgttggatttgagatgtttagatggattataatgtgagacatgtgatgtggatgacatatttgtgatatatgtgatgtggatgatgtgttatatttgtaaaatatgtgttgttgaagctggaaatataaacaaaaataaaaaatgctCTCTGGACTCTTTGCTGAGAGtagggctctcggcaaatctgcctctttgccgagagcctagctCTCAGCgaatctgcctctttgccgagagcttggtggtcggctctcggcaaaccttttttttttaaaaccacCTCGGCCGCAAATCTTTTTTTtaacaattctttgccgacggtcgctctcggcaaagaagttctttgccgacggtcgctcggcaaagaagctgtcaCACCGTTAGCGGTCGTTTGGCCGTTACTAGGGCACgccagtttgccgagagctagagtttgccgagagccttgccattactctcggtaaatattttgccgagaggggctctcggtaaagaatcctttgccggtagatgttttgccgacggcgttttgccgagagctgctctcggcaaatagtttgccgagcgtcaactcgtctttgccgagagcttcaggcttcaggctctcggcaaaggccgggAGTCCGGTAGTGGATTTCACCCAGACCTAGCTCCTCACCACAATAAGCTTCCGTGTGACTGCATCTACCGATGCATGCAAATGTGTTGTGGGGATTGCCCTTGAGCTCAGCGGCAAGACAAGGTTAGTGAATGGGGAAATCTGAGATTTGGTAGCTAAGGATATATATCTGATGCCTAGTAGATTGCCCTCACTTCTAAAGATCAAGGTCATCGAACACTTGCCAAGGTTGGCTCATAACCCAGAAGAGTCTCCAAAAATGTGGAGTATGTCCTTGATCGCCGATGCTAATTGTGAATGACATCATCTGCATATAGGTTGCACTGATGTTTGACTCCCTTCGCTTCCATGCCCCTTTGACACGCCTCGGCAAACAATCTAGTGAGCACTTGCATAGACAACATGAAAAGCATCGGTGACAGGGAGTCGCCCTAGCGCACTCATATCTTTGTGCGTGATAGGTGGCCTCGGCTGCCCATTGAGTAGGACTTATGAAGTGGTCGTGGATACGATAGTTGCCATCCGACGGTGTCAATATAATGCTGGTTGAATCCAAATACATGTATCATGTCTAGGAGGAATAGCCAAGAGAAGGGGACAAGTGGTCATGGACACAAATGAACAATTATTCTCAACGCGCCATCACACGGTTGGAGATAAGTTATACGTATAGTTATGTATCACACGGCCACCACACTTTCTTCATTATGAGGTGTTGAACCAATGCGGAGGCCGCACCCTACCTCCCAAGAAGGCTTCCCACCCCTATTTAAACCACGTACCAATGAGACATTGGGGGAGCATGGTTTTACTATGTTACACACGAAAAAAGGTTAACTGAACAAGACAAGGTAGTAGGCGAATCGAACCACTTGGATGATATGTCCCATGCACTGGTTGCGCACTGCTAGGGTTGCAGTGATCACGCACGTGCCTAGCTAATACTCCCCCCCATTTCAAATAATAAGTCGTTGTGACTTTTCTTGTTACATAGCTTTTGCCGTGCACCTAGATATactctatgtctagatacattgcaaaaactatgtatctagaaaaaacaaaatgacttataatttggaacaaagggAGTAATAGCGAAAGACATTGCTAAACAGTAAATAGCCTCGGTGCATGAATGTATGGCACAACTTGATTTGGCGGTCTTTTAAATAGCTTGAACTTAGACTTAAAATTTTCTGTAATATATTGGTACTAGTAAAAAACATACCATAATCATTCATGGATACAACTTTTGCATCAATAGAGTCATATGTAATTATCCTAGTTGTTGGCAAGCGACACAACGCCTTTGAATTTTGATATGCATGTGTAATTCAGATATCTAGacatagggtgcaagtcattACACATCTCCAGTAATTCACAAGAAAAAAATATgtatagaaaatagaaaaggttcAACAAATAAAATCTATAGTTATATGATCTTGCTTTGATGCCTCGTTGGGCTGTATCCAGTGCCACTATAGTATTATGTCTACAGATTGGGGTTAAATAATACAAGTCTCAGGTTATCAAACCCTAAACTGCTAATCTTTGACATGTTCTTGTGTTACTTTTCCAGAGTAAGTGCATAAGAAATATGGCAACATTATGAGAAGGGGTGGCGAGTCAGTTTCTGATAGACATCCTGCATTTCTGGTCTTGAGCGAGGAGAAGTTTGCATGCAAGCAAATGCCAATTGGACAAGCAAAGCGATTTCTTCTACCTCCTCCATTGTTGGCAATGGTGTTCGCTGGTCCAACATTTCCATTGCAATCTCAATGGAAGGAAGGGTCTGAAGTTCCCTAGGGTATCTTCCCATCACAATCTCAAGCACAACTACACCAAAGCTGTAGACATCGCACTTTGTTGTCACCACTGATGTGTATGAAAGCTCtacataaaaaaaataaaagaattagAGTCAAGTAAAGAATAATATAGAAAAATCTCATAAATCTACAATTTTTTACACCTAACTGTTAAAATAATTACAAATTATGGGAGTAGTTTCATATATAGAACCATACTACTTTTCTTACCCTAGTAATGCAAAAGGACAACTTTCTATTGTGAAACGTTGAGTAAAAGTTGTAGTTGTATGCAAACTTGTAGTAATGGCACCAAACTACCAAGGTAGCTGTAGTAGTATGAAACTAATTCCATATGTTACAGTCTTCTAATAAATTTTAGGTACCAATATATAATCGCAGTTTTGTGAAGCTTATTTCTAACAAGTATGCAACATGCAAGTAGAATTAAAGCAAGCCACATACCTGGGGCTATATAACCATATGTCCCTGCTAATTCACTCCAATTCGATGAATCAGGTTTTATAATCCTTGCTGTGCCAAAATCTGAAACACAAGCTTTGAAATGTGCATCGATCAATATGTTGCTACTTGTAATGTCACGGTGGATTATTGGCGGGTTGCATTCATGGTGCAAATAGTACATAGCTTGAGCCACGTCTCTAGCAATGGCAACTCGCCTCTGCCAGTTCAATTCCTTTGCTAGCTCCTCGTTCTCCAAGGTTGCATGAAGACTTCCTCTATCAATGTAATCATAAACTAGAAATTTGTACAACTGATGGGAGCAATACCCATATAGCTTAACGATGCTTCGGTGCCGTATCTTTGTCAACACCTCGATTTCGCTTATGAATCTCTTTTCATCATTCATATTGTCTTCTTCAGTTTTATGAAGCCTTTTTACTGCAACCAATCTCCCCCCTTGAAGCTGAGCTTTATAGACGGTGCCATACCCACCTGATCCAATGATGTAACTCTCACTGAAATTTTCTGTTGCCCTAATGATATCCTCAAATGCTAGTTTCCCATCGAAATTCCACACTGAAAGCACATCTCTTGTATCTACAGCGGTCGTGTTGTCGTGCGGTCTTTTTCTCTTGTGAATAATCATAACAACTCCTAAAAATGTGAGCATAACGACTATGCACAAAGGAATGGAAATACCTAATGCCAATCTGCGAATTCTTCTGTCATGATGCTCCAAATCCATAGCTGAAGCGCATGTTGGAAGGCCTGAGAGATTGCCACAGAGGCCGTTATTATGGAGGAACCATCCTATGGAGGCATTATGAAATAGTCGCCCTATTGGAAGAGGCCCTTCCAAGTTGTTGTATGACACGTCAAGTGCCGACAAACTAACCATGTCAGCGAAGGAGGGTGGAATGGTCCCATCGAATTGGTTGTGGGAGAGGTTCAGTACCTCCAGCTTAACCAAGCTCCCGAGCTGAACGGGAAGCCTGCCTGTGAATTTGTTGTTGCTCAAATCCAGCACAAGCTGCAGGTTCCCTAGATTACCCAAGGACACCGGCAATTCTCCACTCAAGTTGTTGTGACTCATAAGCAATGATAGCAGCTCAGTGCAACTCCCAAGCTCCTGCGGTATTGACCCATTTAACTTATTCCTAGATATACCGAGAAACTGCAAATTACTTATCTGACCAAATTCAGGTGGTATACCACCCGAAAATTCGTTTCCCGATAAGCTGAGCATGTACAGGTTGGCTAGGTTGCCTAGTTCTGGTGGTATCTTGCCTGTTAGTTTGTTGGCATGGAGTATAAGTACCTCTAGCTTCACTAGGTTTGATATCTCAACTGGCAAGCTTCCTGTTAACATGTTTTCTGCCACAACCAGGGCGGTCAAATTAGTGCTTGAACCCCAGGATTTTGACAAATGCCCGTGAAGATTGTTGCTCTTGAGGCTTACTTGAGTGAGGTGTGGGTAGGGCCCAAAATCT
This sequence is a window from Miscanthus floridulus cultivar M001 chromosome 10, ASM1932011v1, whole genome shotgun sequence. Protein-coding genes within it:
- the LOC136485637 gene encoding MDIS1-interacting receptor like kinase 2-like, giving the protein MSLPEAGISGSLGELNFSALPFLRFINLSYNSLGEGIPPAIASLTALSYLDLTSNSLQGRIPPEIGRMGRLRLLWLSFNNLTGHIPASLGNLTMLTDLSILQNMLVGTIPEELGKLTRLEAMELSSTLLSGAIPDSIGNLTKLSLLHLYENQLSGPIPSSLGNLINLVDLELAGNHLSGGIPVSLANLTQLQLLYLSANQLTGPIPQRIGLLENLSQLSLYTNQLGGPIPASIGNATRLNYVSLCDNQLVGPIPSEIGSLMDLGYLYLCQNLISGSVPATLANVTGMRELLLFGNKLTGSLPGGFYSNLTQLAELNLGNNSLSGELPSDVCRGGNNLQWFVVSSNMFSGPIPRGLQNCRSLQILDLASNNLTGDISDFGPYPHLTQVSLKSNNLHGHLSKSWGSSTNLTALVVAENMLTGSLPVEISNLVKLEVLILHANKLTGKIPPELGNLANLYMLSLSGNEFSGGIPPEFGQISNLQFLGISRNKLNGSIPQELGSCTELLSLLMSHNNLSGELPVSLGNLGNLQLVLDLSNNKFTGRLPVQLGSLVKLEVLNLSHNQFDGTIPPSFADMVSLSALDVSYNNLEGPLPIGRLFHNASIGWFLHNNGLCGNLSGLPTCASAMDLEHHDRRIRRLALGISIPLCIVVMLTFLGVVMIIHKRKRPHDNTTAVDTRDVLSVWNFDGKLAFEDIIRATENFSESYIIGSGGYGTVYKAQLQGGRLVAVKRLHKTEEDNMNDEKRFISEIEVLTKIRHRSIVKLYGYCSHQLYKFLVYDYIDRGSLHATLENEELAKELNWQRRVAIARDVAQAMYYLHHECNPPIIHRDITSSNILIDAHFKACVSDFGTARIIKPDSSNWSELAGTYGYIAPELSYTSVVTTKCDVYSFGVVVLEIVMGRYPRELQTLPSIEIAMEMLDQRTPLPTMEEVEEIALLVQLAFACMQTSPRSRPEMQDVYQKLTRHPFS